One genomic segment of Arthrobacter sp. zg-Y1110 includes these proteins:
- a CDS encoding SDR family oxidoreductase → MGISVAGRVVLITGAAMGMGRLYAERAVREGAAAVVLWDLNAEALEDTAAQLRELGASAIHPYAVDVASLPDITATADQVIREVGVPDILVNNAGIVRGKYFWEHAPEADIDAVMQVNTLAPMQVTRAFLPGMIERRTPARILNVASASGTLSVPKMSVYTASKWAVIGWSDSMRLELTESGNGHVAVTTLIPSYIKTGMFEGARGPLMTPLMEPEYVVDKAWEALLAGKARIQLPWTVALGSALRNVLPQPAWDVVAGRVFKVYQSMDHFTGRKPVAPADETSLKESTQA, encoded by the coding sequence ATGGGCATTTCAGTTGCAGGACGCGTAGTTCTCATCACGGGCGCAGCCATGGGCATGGGCCGGCTCTACGCCGAGCGGGCCGTGCGTGAAGGCGCGGCGGCAGTGGTGCTGTGGGACCTCAACGCCGAGGCCTTGGAGGACACCGCCGCGCAGCTGCGGGAACTGGGCGCGTCGGCAATCCACCCCTACGCGGTGGATGTTGCCTCCCTGCCGGACATCACGGCCACGGCCGACCAGGTTATCCGGGAGGTAGGCGTACCGGACATCCTGGTCAACAACGCCGGGATTGTGCGCGGCAAGTACTTCTGGGAACACGCGCCGGAGGCGGACATCGACGCCGTTATGCAGGTCAACACCCTCGCCCCCATGCAGGTGACCCGCGCGTTCCTGCCCGGCATGATCGAGCGGCGCACCCCGGCCCGCATCCTGAACGTAGCCTCCGCCTCCGGCACACTGTCCGTACCGAAAATGAGTGTCTACACGGCCTCGAAATGGGCAGTCATCGGCTGGAGCGACTCGATGCGCCTGGAACTCACCGAGTCCGGCAACGGCCACGTTGCCGTCACCACCCTGATCCCCAGCTACATCAAGACCGGCATGTTCGAAGGCGCCAGGGGGCCGCTGATGACTCCGCTGATGGAACCGGAATACGTGGTGGACAAGGCGTGGGAGGCGCTCCTTGCCGGGAAGGCACGGATCCAGCTGCCGTGGACGGTGGCGCTGGGCAGTGCCCTGCGCAATGTGCTGCCCCAACCGGCCTGGGACGTGGTTGCCGGCCGCGTCTTCAAGGTCTACCAGTCCATGGACCACTTCACCGGCCGGAAACCGGTGGCTCCGGCTGACGAAACTTCCCTCAAGGAAAGCACCCAGGCATGA
- a CDS encoding aldehyde dehydrogenase family protein, translating to MSEMVSAFSESIRDSGTDPAGSPAAAPSVLAKVRETYDSGRTRPLAWRRQQLEGLVRLFHEREQELADALAADLGKNPLESYVTELSLVRAEAEHALKHLENWARSRRVSVPLGLQPASARTEPRPLGVVLIIGPWNYPVQLVLAPLVGALAAGNAAVLKPSELAPATSAVLADLLPRYVDPEAVAVVEGGQEASTALLKEKFDSIFFTGGERVGRIVLQAAAEHLTPVTLELGGKSPAVVLDGNWAAVARRLVFGKLLNAGQTCVAPDYVLVTEEAAPALKKHLVRAVAEQFGKDPSRSKDLGRIVNEQHWERLVGLLDSGTVLAGGRSDRGSLYLEPTILTDVAPDSPVMQEEIFGPILPIIEVRDLAEAMKFINSRPVPLAAYLYSNSAADRKTFEEGVRAGSINHNASTVQLAVPGLPFGGAGASGTGAYHGKYSFDTFSQLRPVFTKGTLLDTLRFAYPPYTGLKKRLLRRLL from the coding sequence ATGAGCGAGATGGTCTCCGCGTTCTCTGAGTCCATCCGCGATTCCGGCACCGACCCCGCTGGTTCCCCCGCGGCAGCCCCCTCGGTACTGGCCAAGGTGCGGGAAACCTATGACTCCGGCCGCACCCGGCCGCTCGCCTGGCGCCGGCAGCAGCTCGAAGGGCTGGTCCGGCTTTTCCACGAGCGGGAACAGGAGCTGGCGGACGCCCTGGCAGCGGACCTGGGCAAAAATCCGCTCGAAAGCTACGTCACCGAGCTTTCGCTGGTGCGGGCGGAGGCGGAACACGCACTGAAGCATCTGGAGAACTGGGCCCGCAGCCGGCGGGTTTCCGTCCCGCTGGGCCTGCAGCCGGCGTCGGCCCGGACCGAGCCCCGGCCGCTGGGCGTGGTGCTGATCATCGGTCCCTGGAACTATCCCGTGCAGCTGGTCCTGGCGCCGCTGGTCGGTGCCCTCGCCGCCGGCAACGCGGCGGTCCTCAAACCCAGCGAACTGGCCCCGGCAACGTCGGCCGTGCTGGCGGACCTGCTGCCGCGCTATGTGGACCCGGAAGCCGTCGCCGTGGTCGAGGGCGGGCAGGAAGCCAGCACCGCCCTGCTGAAGGAAAAGTTCGACTCGATCTTCTTCACGGGCGGGGAGCGCGTGGGCAGGATTGTCCTGCAGGCCGCCGCCGAACACCTGACCCCGGTGACCCTGGAGCTGGGTGGGAAATCCCCGGCCGTGGTGCTGGACGGCAACTGGGCCGCCGTCGCACGCCGCCTGGTCTTCGGGAAACTGCTCAATGCCGGCCAGACCTGCGTGGCGCCGGACTACGTCCTGGTGACGGAAGAGGCAGCGCCGGCGCTGAAGAAGCACCTGGTGCGGGCGGTTGCGGAGCAGTTCGGCAAGGATCCGTCCCGGAGCAAGGACCTGGGCCGGATTGTCAACGAACAGCACTGGGAACGGCTGGTGGGGCTGCTGGACAGCGGCACGGTCCTGGCCGGCGGGCGCAGCGACCGCGGCAGCCTGTACCTGGAACCGACCATCCTCACCGACGTGGCACCGGATTCACCGGTGATGCAGGAGGAAATCTTCGGCCCCATCCTGCCGATCATCGAGGTCCGGGACCTGGCGGAGGCAATGAAATTCATTAATTCCCGTCCGGTTCCGCTGGCCGCCTATCTCTACAGCAACTCTGCGGCGGACCGGAAGACGTTCGAGGAGGGGGTGCGGGCCGGCAGCATCAACCACAACGCCAGCACCGTCCAGCTGGCCGTACCAGGCCTGCCCTTCGGCGGCGCAGGTGCCAGCGGCACCGGCGCGTACCACGGGAAATACAGCTTCGACACGTTCAGCCAGCTGCGGCCGGTCTTCACCAAGGGCACACTGCTGGACACCCTCCGGTTCGCGTACCCGCCCTACACGGGGCTGAAGAAGCGGCTCCTGCGCCGGCTGCTGTAA